GCGGCGTTGTCGGCGATGCCCGCTTTGCCGCCGTTCTCGTACGCCGCGATGCTCTTGTGCTCCACGGCGTGCCACGCCGATGCGTCGGACGCCCGCATCATGAGCAGCGAGGGCGCCAGGCCCAGCACGGCTGCCGCGGCCTCCTGTGCCAGCCCCGACTTGATCAGCCTGCGCGACGCCGCGGTGGCGGCCATCGACCCGGCCATCACCGGGGCCATCGGGGCGTCCTCCATCGCCAGGCGGGCCTCGGGCATGCCCGTGCGCACGGCCGGCACCACCATGAGCATCTCCGCCATGCGCACCACCCCGCGCGCGAGGGGAATCCTCCCGAACGGCCCCACCGACAGCCGGGGCAACGGACCCGACGCCACCAGGGTGCGGCCCTCGTCGTCCACCACTGCCGCCGCCCACTGGCTTGGCCCATGCACCATGAGGCCATTGGCCAGCGCCATGCCTCCGAGGCGCATCGGTGAGGAGTCGGCGGGCATCAGGAATCCAAGGTATCAGCGGTGCGAAGGGCCTCTGTGCGCCGCTCCTGGCCCAGGCGGCCGCTCTCCCCGGACATGTCGGTGAAGCCCATGAGATCGGCGATCCCCGGCTGACCGGCGTCGTCGCGGATCGCCACGAGCATGTCCTGGGCAACGCGCCGGTATGCGGCGTGCCCCTGGGGCTGGCTGCGAAGCTCGATCAGGTGCATTGCCTCACGGGCGTTCATGCGCATGGCGAAGCGCAGGCGATGGGCCATGGTCACCGCGTAGGGCGCCTCCTCCGGCACCACGTAGAGCACCTCGCGCCAGAGCCCGGCCGAGGCCTCGTTCACCCGCGCGAACTCGTCGGCCAGCCCCGCGGCATCCACGTCGGGCGAGGGCTCCCAGCCCAGGCTGGCGCCCAACGGCTGCGCCTCGAGCGTGAGGATGCGATGGCGCTGCAGGTCGCGGTAGGCGCCGTAGTCGCATGTGACCTCGAACAGGTATGAGGTCGCCTCGAGCGCGCGCCCGGGCCGCTCGCGCCGGTCGGCGCGCCCGGCCGACCACTGCGCCAGCGCCGACCGCACGGCGGCGTCGTCGAGGGTGTCCACCCGGGCGCGCACCTGCTCGAGCGTGCACCCGGACTTCGGCCACAGCGCATGCGCCAGCACGCGCCGCTCGCCATCGGCGTCATGGTCGACCAGCCGCACGGCGGCCAACCCGGACGGAGCACCGGAGGGGGTGCCAGTCACGCTCTCTGCGCCTCCGGCCAGCTCCTCCCACATCGTCGCCGCGCGCTCCTCGGTGGCCCGGCGGTACGCGCCCATGCGCTCGCCGCGGTCCGGGCGGTCGACCCGGGTGAGGAAGTCGGGGATCACCTGGCGAAGGGCTGCGAGCACCAGGTCGCCGGCCTCCCGGGCCTCGGCCAGGGGGTGCGCGCGCAGCCGGATGATCAGCTGCTCCCATGCCTGGCCCGATGCGTACACGCCCAGGTTCGCCGTGGTGGCCGCGGGCAGCAGGCCGCGCACGGCATCGAGGGCGCGGGCGCGCAGCGCCCTGCGGGCCGCGGCGTCGTCCTCGCCCGAGTCCTCCTCGGCCACCAGGTGATCGAGCACGGCCTCGAACAGGCGCGAATAGGTGGCGAAGGCATCGTCGAGCACGGCCTCGTACCGGGCCAGCAGCTCAGGGTGCGCTGAGATGCCGGGCGGGCGCACGTACTTCCAGCGCCCGTCCACCTGGTCGGTGTACGGCACGTAGCGGGTGGACTGCTCCAGGTACGACGCCAGGCGTCCCCACTCGATCACCTTCGTGAGCACGTTGCTCACGCCCTCCATCGCCACGTGCGCGCCGCCCAGCTGCGCCACGGAGTCGTCGCCGTAGTCGGCCAGCACGCGCTGGAAGAAGTCGCGGGCGCGGTCGGTGCCGACCTCGGACGGGACCCCTGTGACAGGCACCGTTCCGGTGCCAGTCACATCGTCGGGCAGGAACTCCTTCAGCAGGATCCGCCGCACCGAGTCGGGGCTTCGCGAGTAGCGGGCGAACAGCGCGCCCTTCACCGCCTCGGGCAGGCCCCGCAGGGCGAACACCGGGCCCACGGGGTCGGTCACATAGGGCGCGACGCGCGCGCGCTCGTCCGCGCTGAGGTCGCCGCCGGGGGCCATGGCGCTATCCGAGCTCGTCGGGCTCGCCCGGCAGGCCCAGCTCGCGGCGCCCCGCGAAGAGGTCGTTCAGGCGGTCACGCAGCTCCAGGTCGCCGTGGAAGCGGGCCACCACAGCCCACTCGTCGCCCAGCAGCAGCGGAACGCCCTCCACCTCGCGGTCATCGTCGGGAATGCCCTTGTCCACGTCGAGCGGGATCTCCGTCATGTGGTGACCCGTGGAGTCAACATAGAAGTAGTCGTTGAGGCGATCGCGGATGTCCATGTCGGGGCAGGTCACGGCCATCTCGGCCCAGGCAGCCGCCAGCAGGGCCACGTCGCCGCGCCGCATGCGCACCACCGCGCGCTCGTGGTCGTGGTCGCCGTGGGTGTACCACGAGATCTCCTCGGTGAGCCCGCCGTCCAGCTGCTGCTCGAGCCGGTGGGAGACACCCTCGCGGATGAGCGACGCCCGGATGGCGAAGCTCTCGTCATCGGCGTCATCCGGCAGCGACACCCGGAAGACCTCCTCGCCCTGCGCCGTGCCGCCGTAGCGGACGATGATCTCGGCCACCGTGCGCAGGGGGTCCTCGGCCTTGCCCTGCACGCGCTCGCCCGACGACTCGGCCTCCGCGTAGCGAAACAGGCGACGGAACTCGCCCGCCGACATCGGCCCCACCTGCACCTCGATGCTCACCCGTCGTCCTCCCGGTCCGGTGACGGCGGCATGGTGTCAAACCCGTCGGCGCCCCGCGCCCGGGCGCGAAAGGCCGCAAGCCGCGCCGCGAGTTCGCCCTCGGGGCCCACCCCACCGGGCTCGTAGAAGCGCACGTCCTCCATGCCCACGGGCATGCACGAGTCGCCGGTCACGCGCCCCGGCGCGCCGTGCGGGTTGACGTAGCCGGCGCCGTGGCCCAGGTTGCGGCGGTTGGTGGAGCTGGCGTCGCGAAGCGCGATGGGCGGCACCCGCGCGCCCTCGCCCTGCACCTGCGCGATCGCCGCGTCGATGCCCCGGTAGGCCGCATCGCTCTTGGGCGCGAGGGCCAGGTAGGTAGCCGCCTGCGCGAGGTTGATGCGCGCCTCGGGGAGCCCCACGAACTCCAGCGCGCGCGCGGCCGCCACGGCCACCTCGAGCGCCCGCGGGTCGGCGTTGCCGATGTCCTCGCTGGCGGCCACGATCATGCGGCGGGCGATGAACTTCGGGTCCTCGCCGCCCTCGAGCATGACGGCCATCCAGTACAGCGCGGCGTCCGGGTCGCTGCCGCGAAGCGACTTGATGAAGGCCGAGATCACGTTGTAGTGCTGGTCGCCGTCCTTGTCGTACACCACGGCGCGGCCACCGGCGGCGCGCTCCACCACCGCGGAGGTCACGGGGCCGTCGCCGGCCAGCCCTGCCGAGGCCTCGAGCAGGTTGAGCGCGTACCGGGCGTCGCCCCCCGACATGCGCACGATCACCTCGCGCGCCTCGGGGTTCACCGTGACCGTTCCGGCCAGCCCGCGCTCATCGGCAATGGCGCGCTCCACGAGGGCGAGGATGTCCGCGGGCGCCAGTGCCTCCAACTGCAGCACGCGCATGCGCGACACCAGCGCGGCGTTCACCTCGTAGTAGGGGTTCTCGGTGGTAGCGCCGACGAGTACCACGAGGCCGTCCTCCACGGCGGGCAGCAGGGCGTCCTGCTGGCTCTTGGTGAAGCGGTGGATCTCGTCGATGAAGAGCACGGTGCGCGTGCCCGCCGCCAGCCGGTCGCGCGCGCGCTGCATGACGGCCCGCACGTCGGCGAGCCCGGCCGACACGGCCGAGAGTTCCTCGAACTCGGCCCGCGTGCTCGTGGCCATTACTCGCGCGAGGGTCGTCTTGCCGGTGCCGGGCGGCCCGTAGAGGATGAGCGAGGGCACGTCGTCGTCGGCGATCGCCCGGCGCAGGAATCCCTCGGCGCCGAGGTGGTCGGCGTGGCCCGCCACCTCCTCGAGCGACGCCGGGCGCATGCGCGCGGCCAGGGGGCGCGCTCCGCTGAGCGCCCTCTCCACGGCATCGCCGAACAGGTCGGGAGCGTTGGTCAGGGCTGTCCCCCGCCCGCGTCGTCCCCGGCGAGGTCCTCGGGGCGCACCTCATCGGGAAGGGGCTCGCCCGGGTTGGCCCGCATCCATGACACGCGCAGGAAGAGGTCGCGGTCGGTGATGTCCGGATCGAGGTCGAAGCCGGTCATGCACAGCGGGCACAGCGTGGCGTTGGCGAACTCCGGGATTCCGTCCTGGTCGGTCTTGCCGCTGGGGAACAGCACGAGGTCGCCCCAGCACTCGGGCGTGAGGCACCGCACCCGGGCGTCGGGGTTGACGAACTTGCTCTTCGGGATGGTGTCTGACATGCCGGTCGCCCCTCCATGCGGCCATTCGCCCGGTATGGTCGGCAGCGCTCAGGAGTCCCGAGGTTACGCCCTCGGCGACCCTCTCGGGCTAATTGCTACTATTGCCCTAGGTTTTTCAGGGAAACGAGTAAAGAGGCGAATAACCCCATGTCCCCGAGCTACCAGGACCTCCTCGCGACGGCACGCGAGGTCATCCCCGAGGTGGAGCCCTCCGAGGTCGCCCCACGGGTGCAGGCCGGCGACGGCCCCCTCGTCATTGACGTCCGCGAGACCGCGGAATGGGACCAGGGCCACCTGCCCGGCGCGGTGCACATCCCGCGGGGGTTCCTCGAAAGCCGCGTCGCGGGCGCCGCGGGCAACCTCGAGCAGGAGCTGCTCATCTCGTGCGCCAGCGGCCAGCGCTCGCTGCTCGCCGCCAAGACGCTCGCCGACATGGGTTACTCCAACGTCACCAGCCTCGCCGGCGGCTTCGCCCGCTGGAAGCAGAACAACTACCCCGTCGAGGTGCCGCGAACCCTCAGCCCGGCACAGCGCTCGCGCTACTCGCGCCATGTTTTGATCCCCGAGGTGGGGGAGGAGGGCCAGCTCACGCTGCTCGACAGCAAGGCCCTGCTCATCGGCGCCGGCGGCCTGGGCTCGCCCGCCGCCTACTACCTGGCCGCGGCCGGCGTGGGCACCATCGGGCTGGTGGACGACGACGAGGTGGACGAGAGCAACCTGCAGCGGCAGATCATCCACACCACCGAGCGCGTCGGCATGAACAAGGGCGAGAGCGCCCGCGAGGCCATCCGGGCGCTCAACCCCGAGGTGCAGGTGAACGTGCATCCCTTCCGCGTGAACCGCGACAACGTGCTCGACCTGCTCGAGGAGTACGACGTGGTGGTGGACGGCGCCGACAACTTCCCCACGCGCT
Above is a genomic segment from Actinomycetota bacterium containing:
- a CDS encoding thymidylate synthase, coding for MAPGGDLSADERARVAPYVTDPVGPVFALRGLPEAVKGALFARYSRSPDSVRRILLKEFLPDDVTGTGTVPVTGVPSEVGTDRARDFFQRVLADYGDDSVAQLGGAHVAMEGVSNVLTKVIEWGRLASYLEQSTRYVPYTDQVDGRWKYVRPPGISAHPELLARYEAVLDDAFATYSRLFEAVLDHLVAEEDSGEDDAAARRALRARALDAVRGLLPAATTANLGVYASGQAWEQLIIRLRAHPLAEAREAGDLVLAALRQVIPDFLTRVDRPDRGERMGAYRRATEERAATMWEELAGGAESVTGTPSGAPSGLAAVRLVDHDADGERRVLAHALWPKSGCTLEQVRARVDTLDDAAVRSALAQWSAGRADRRERPGRALEATSYLFEVTCDYGAYRDLQRHRILTLEAQPLGASLGWEPSPDVDAAGLADEFARVNEASAGLWREVLYVVPEEAPYAVTMAHRLRFAMRMNAREAMHLIELRSQPQGHAAYRRVAQDMLVAIRDDAGQPGIADLMGFTDMSGESGRLGQERRTEALRTADTLDS
- a CDS encoding replication-associated recombination protein A, translated to MRPASLEEVAGHADHLGAEGFLRRAIADDDVPSLILYGPPGTGKTTLARVMATSTRAEFEELSAVSAGLADVRAVMQRARDRLAAGTRTVLFIDEIHRFTKSQQDALLPAVEDGLVVLVGATTENPYYEVNAALVSRMRVLQLEALAPADILALVERAIADERGLAGTVTVNPEAREVIVRMSGGDARYALNLLEASAGLAGDGPVTSAVVERAAGGRAVVYDKDGDQHYNVISAFIKSLRGSDPDAALYWMAVMLEGGEDPKFIARRMIVAASEDIGNADPRALEVAVAAARALEFVGLPEARINLAQAATYLALAPKSDAAYRGIDAAIAQVQGEGARVPPIALRDASSTNRRNLGHGAGYVNPHGAPGRVTGDSCMPVGMEDVRFYEPGGVGPEGELAARLAAFRARARGADGFDTMPPSPDREDDG
- the moeB gene encoding molybdopterin-synthase adenylyltransferase MoeB translates to MSPSYQDLLATAREVIPEVEPSEVAPRVQAGDGPLVIDVRETAEWDQGHLPGAVHIPRGFLESRVAGAAGNLEQELLISCASGQRSLLAAKTLADMGYSNVTSLAGGFARWKQNNYPVEVPRTLSPAQRSRYSRHVLIPEVGEEGQLTLLDSKALLIGAGGLGSPAAYYLAAAGVGTIGLVDDDEVDESNLQRQIIHTTERVGMNKGESAREAIRALNPEVQVNVHPFRVNRDNVLDLLEEYDVVVDGADNFPTRYLLADASLMTRTPLVHASILRFEGHASVFNPYEGPCYRCLFPEPPPPDLAPSCGEAGVLGVLCGVMGNIQATEAIKVLLGMGDTLAGRLLIYDALGMTFTELKVRRDPDCPSCGPNADLQLRDYEAWCAGMGSHDHVGAAA
- a CDS encoding DUF1385 domain-containing protein, coding for MPADSSPMRLGGMALANGLMVHGPSQWAAAVVDDEGRTLVASGPLPRLSVGPFGRIPLARGVVRMAEMLMVVPAVRTGMPEARLAMEDAPMAPVMAGSMAATAASRRLIKSGLAQEAAAAVLGLAPSLLMMRASDASAWHAVEHKSIAAYENGGKAGIADNAAEPKEHMRCGSNLVLPLVVATAAGNLLARRLPSRRTRLLGRAVAMAAGIGAAVEAFAFAERNPHHPVSRAVHWSGHAIQAGFVTREPDEQQLAVGRAAMEEILRAEGSVGARA